A genomic window from Rhodococcus sp. KBS0724 includes:
- a CDS encoding excalibur calcium-binding domain-containing protein, whose protein sequence is MNTPAGWNPDPIDPTIDRYWDGQQWTAQTRPGGSNEPTQVFGAPGSPQPDPTAPEDGKRRKWPWFAGAAVAAVAAIGIAAGTGESEESTTPAVTSSITASSTTAAATTTKTTTVTTKVTTTTLAPVTTTTVVVPTTTTTVAVVPLVPQVTTTTQYVPPPPAYTPPKTTEPAYIPPPVKVPDAGVYYANCSAVKAAGAAPIYRGEPGYSSKLDRDNDGVACES, encoded by the coding sequence ATGAACACTCCAGCCGGTTGGAATCCCGACCCCATCGACCCCACCATCGACCGCTACTGGGATGGCCAGCAGTGGACAGCTCAAACCCGGCCCGGGGGCTCCAACGAACCGACACAGGTGTTCGGAGCACCAGGCTCGCCGCAGCCGGATCCCACAGCGCCGGAAGACGGGAAACGCCGCAAGTGGCCCTGGTTCGCCGGCGCCGCTGTTGCCGCGGTTGCCGCAATCGGAATTGCTGCCGGAACAGGGGAATCCGAAGAATCCACAACCCCTGCGGTGACGTCCTCCATCACCGCTTCCTCGACCACAGCGGCAGCAACCACCACAAAAACCACAACGGTGACAACAAAAGTCACGACGACAACTCTCGCGCCGGTCACCACGACCACGGTGGTGGTTCCCACCACCACGACAACAGTTGCCGTGGTCCCGTTGGTGCCGCAGGTGACCACGACGACCCAGTACGTTCCGCCTCCTCCCGCCTATACGCCGCCGAAGACAACCGAGCCCGCCTACATTCCGCCGCCGGTCAAGGTGCCTGACGCGGGGGTGTATTACGCGAACTGTTCAGCGGTCAAGGCTGCCGGTGCTGCGCCGATTTACCGCGGTGAGCCGGGTTACTCGTCGAAGCTCGACCGAGACAATGACGGCGTGGCCTGCGAGAGCTAG
- a CDS encoding bifunctional o-acetylhomoserine/o-acetylserine sulfhydrylase codes for MTDISANWSFETKQVHAGQTADTATNARALPIYQTTSYVFDNTDHAAALFGLAEPGNIYTRIMNPTQDAVEQRIAALEGGVAALLLSSGQAAETLAILNLAEAGDHIVASPYLYGGTYNLLHYTLRKLGIETTFVEDPDNLDQWAAAIRPNTKAFFGETIANPKNHILDIPGISALAHENGLPLIVDNTVATPYLLRPLEHGADIVLHSATKYLGGHGTAIAGVIVDGGTFDWTQGRHTNFTTPDPSYNGVTFADLGAPAYALKARVQLLRDLGSAVAPFNAFLIAQGIETLSLRIERHVANAKQVAEFLEGHPAVASVSYAGLPSSPWYERGKQLTPKGTGAIVTFELPGGVDAGKKFVNALTLHSHVANIGDVRSLVIHPASTTHAQLTPAEQLAAGVTPGLVRLAVGIEGITDILADLETGLTAAAAS; via the coding sequence ATGACCGACATCTCAGCTAACTGGTCCTTCGAGACCAAGCAGGTCCACGCCGGACAAACCGCAGACACCGCGACCAACGCACGCGCTCTGCCGATCTACCAGACAACCAGCTACGTGTTCGACAACACCGATCACGCTGCCGCGCTGTTCGGTCTGGCCGAGCCGGGCAACATCTACACGCGCATCATGAATCCGACGCAGGATGCCGTCGAGCAACGCATCGCCGCACTCGAAGGTGGAGTCGCCGCGCTCCTCCTGTCGTCGGGTCAGGCTGCCGAGACCCTCGCGATCCTGAACCTCGCCGAAGCCGGAGACCACATCGTCGCCTCGCCCTACCTCTACGGCGGCACGTACAACCTCCTGCATTACACGCTTCGCAAGCTCGGCATCGAAACCACCTTCGTCGAGGATCCGGACAACCTCGACCAGTGGGCAGCTGCCATCCGCCCCAACACCAAAGCGTTCTTCGGTGAAACCATCGCCAACCCCAAGAACCACATCCTCGACATCCCCGGCATCAGCGCCCTCGCCCATGAGAACGGGCTCCCGCTGATCGTCGACAACACCGTCGCCACCCCGTACCTGCTCCGCCCCCTCGAACACGGCGCGGACATCGTCCTGCACTCCGCCACCAAATACCTCGGCGGGCACGGCACCGCTATCGCCGGCGTCATCGTCGACGGCGGAACCTTCGACTGGACCCAGGGACGGCACACCAACTTCACCACCCCCGACCCGAGCTACAACGGCGTCACCTTCGCCGACCTCGGCGCACCCGCGTACGCACTCAAGGCCCGCGTACAGCTCTTGCGCGACCTCGGCTCCGCCGTGGCACCGTTCAACGCGTTCCTCATCGCCCAAGGCATCGAAACCTTGAGCCTGCGCATCGAACGCCATGTCGCCAACGCAAAGCAGGTGGCCGAATTCCTCGAAGGCCACCCCGCCGTTGCATCCGTCTCCTACGCCGGACTCCCCTCCTCGCCGTGGTACGAACGCGGAAAGCAACTGACCCCCAAGGGAACCGGCGCCATCGTCACCTTCGAGCTGCCCGGCGGTGTCGACGCAGGCAAGAAGTTCGTCAACGCCCTCACCCTGCACAGCCATGTCGCCAACATCGGTGACGTCCGCTCCCTCGTCATCCACCCAGCCTCCACCACCCACGCCCAACTCACCCCCGCGGAACAGCTCGCGGCCGGCGTCACGCCCGGACTCGTCCGACTCGCCGTCGGAATCGAAGGCATCACCGATATCCTCGCCGACCTCGAAACCGGCCTCACCGCGGCGGCGGCATCTTGA
- a CDS encoding GNAT family N-acetyltransferase codes for MVLTPVDADDHARLRAIHLHPDVREWWQNPADDWPAAPEPGTTRYSIFHDGTLIGFIQWYADEDNPDFRHAGLDLFLDPAVHGRGFGRESIRVLCAHLIDDLKFHRLIIDPEVENTVAIACYRSVGFKDVGVMREYSRDRHGVWKDGLLMDLLAREFIR; via the coding sequence GTGGTTCTTACGCCCGTCGACGCCGATGATCACGCCCGATTGCGGGCCATCCATCTACATCCCGACGTACGTGAGTGGTGGCAGAATCCGGCCGACGACTGGCCTGCCGCTCCGGAGCCCGGCACCACTCGCTACAGCATTTTCCACGACGGCACCCTGATCGGATTCATCCAGTGGTATGCCGACGAGGACAACCCCGACTTCCGCCATGCCGGGCTCGATCTTTTTCTCGATCCGGCTGTCCACGGACGCGGATTCGGCCGCGAGTCGATACGCGTTCTGTGCGCGCACCTGATCGACGATCTGAAGTTTCACCGATTGATCATCGATCCGGAAGTGGAGAACACCGTGGCAATCGCGTGTTATCGATCGGTCGGGTTCAAGGACGTCGGGGTGATGCGCGAATACTCACGCGATCGCCACGGCGTGTGGAAGGACGGACTGCTCATGGATCTGCTCGCCCGAGAATTCATCCGCTGA
- a CDS encoding tRNA (cytidine(34)-2'-O)-methyltransferase, whose product MFRVMFHEPRIPPNTGNAIRMVAGTGCELHLVGPLGFDLSEPKLKRAGLDYHDLATVTVHENLAAAWEAVTPARVFAFTAHATVPYTDIAYERGDVLLFGPEPTGLSEEVLADEHITERLRIPMLPGRRSLNLSNAAALVTYEAWRQHGFQGAV is encoded by the coding sequence GTGTTCCGAGTGATGTTCCACGAGCCCCGCATTCCACCCAATACCGGTAACGCGATCCGCATGGTCGCCGGCACCGGTTGTGAATTACACCTGGTGGGCCCGCTCGGGTTCGACCTGTCCGAACCGAAGCTCAAGCGGGCAGGGTTGGACTACCACGACTTGGCGACCGTGACTGTTCACGAGAACCTGGCCGCAGCGTGGGAGGCTGTCACTCCGGCGCGGGTGTTTGCCTTCACCGCGCATGCCACGGTGCCGTATACCGACATCGCGTACGAACGTGGCGATGTTCTGCTGTTCGGCCCCGAACCCACGGGGCTGTCCGAGGAAGTTCTGGCCGACGAGCACATCACCGAGCGTCTGCGGATTCCGATGCTCCCCGGCCGACGCTCACTCAATCTCTCCAACGCGGCAGCGTTGGTCACCTACGAAGCGTGGCGCCAGCACGGCTTCCAAGGCGCGGTCTGA
- a CDS encoding DEAD/DEAH box helicase codes for MTQPCPDQLQATYLPENMAFGFWGMPDTARHLAELGLPTGSAAVARMAVPVDGVITPVDVDTQTVEFAEAVTALQAVNADQPGIGESVRAWKRAIESGVPGTMPPAGHAALYRDDTVIRSAAASVQRFTHAQTLVDALDRAQVQATLRPYQVQGVEWLTSLTETGGGILADEMGLGKTLQAISMIAIRADDGPHLVVCPTSVIGNWRREFGRFAPHLSLHVHHGSGRALPAEPAAGTVVLTSYSVLRSDTDELESVPWASAVFDEAQQIKNPSSLAAKAAMRLNATVKLAMTGTPVENRLEELWSLFHVANPAVLGTRARFRQRFAVPIESGRSASAATRLATIIDPYVLRRTKDTVAKDLPPKQFSTVECTLTSEQARIYRAAVSDAFDTGLGTGIARRGNVLALLTTLKQVCNHPAQVTGDSEDLRGRSGKFDRATEMLAEIVDDGDRALVFTQYRTMGELLSKHLTAELGIADVPFLHGGLNVASRDAMVDAFQTDDASSPVLILSLRAAGFGLNLTRASHVVHYDRWWNPAVEDQATDRAHRIGQQRTVNVHTLVTGGTVEDHIAAMHESKRAVAESISGNSEGALADLPDSELRELLELDGAVII; via the coding sequence GTGACTCAACCGTGCCCGGATCAGCTGCAGGCGACCTACCTTCCCGAAAATATGGCGTTCGGGTTCTGGGGTATGCCGGATACGGCCAGGCATCTTGCGGAGTTGGGGCTCCCGACCGGCAGTGCCGCCGTCGCCCGAATGGCAGTACCGGTCGACGGCGTCATCACGCCTGTAGACGTCGACACTCAAACCGTCGAATTCGCCGAAGCAGTAACCGCATTGCAGGCTGTGAACGCAGATCAACCCGGCATCGGAGAATCGGTGCGCGCCTGGAAGCGAGCGATCGAGAGCGGCGTGCCCGGCACCATGCCACCAGCCGGACACGCCGCTCTCTACCGCGACGACACTGTCATCAGAAGTGCTGCCGCGTCGGTGCAGCGCTTCACCCACGCGCAGACTCTGGTGGACGCACTCGATCGTGCGCAGGTTCAGGCAACTTTGCGTCCGTACCAGGTTCAGGGCGTGGAATGGTTGACGTCGCTGACCGAGACCGGTGGCGGCATACTGGCCGACGAGATGGGCCTGGGTAAGACACTGCAAGCCATTTCGATGATCGCAATCAGAGCCGACGACGGTCCTCATCTTGTTGTGTGCCCGACGTCGGTTATCGGAAACTGGCGGCGCGAATTCGGCCGGTTCGCCCCGCACCTGAGCCTGCACGTGCATCACGGGTCCGGCCGCGCACTTCCTGCCGAACCAGCGGCAGGCACCGTGGTGCTCACCAGCTACAGCGTCTTACGTTCGGATACAGACGAATTGGAGAGCGTGCCATGGGCGTCGGCTGTCTTCGACGAGGCGCAGCAGATCAAGAATCCGTCTTCGCTGGCTGCCAAGGCAGCTATGCGACTCAACGCCACCGTCAAGCTGGCGATGACCGGCACGCCGGTCGAGAACCGCCTCGAAGAGTTGTGGAGTTTGTTTCACGTCGCCAATCCCGCGGTATTGGGTACGCGGGCACGCTTTCGGCAGCGTTTTGCCGTCCCGATCGAATCCGGCCGCTCGGCGTCCGCCGCAACGAGGTTGGCAACGATCATCGACCCCTACGTCCTGCGCCGCACCAAAGATACTGTTGCCAAGGATCTTCCGCCGAAACAGTTCTCCACCGTCGAGTGCACACTCACGTCGGAGCAGGCACGTATCTACCGGGCAGCGGTCTCCGACGCGTTCGATACCGGATTGGGCACCGGCATTGCCCGACGCGGCAACGTCCTGGCACTGCTCACCACTCTCAAACAGGTATGCAATCATCCCGCTCAAGTCACCGGCGACAGCGAGGATCTGCGTGGCCGTTCCGGAAAGTTCGATCGCGCAACCGAAATGCTCGCCGAGATCGTCGACGACGGTGATCGGGCCCTGGTGTTCACGCAGTACCGAACGATGGGCGAACTGCTGTCGAAGCACCTCACGGCCGAGCTGGGCATCGCAGACGTTCCGTTCCTCCACGGCGGCCTGAATGTTGCCAGTCGCGACGCCATGGTCGACGCCTTCCAAACCGACGACGCATCATCGCCCGTTCTCATTCTGAGCCTGCGAGCGGCCGGGTTCGGTCTCAATCTCACCCGCGCCAGTCACGTCGTTCACTACGACAGGTGGTGGAACCCTGCTGTGGAAGACCAAGCCACCGACCGGGCCCATCGAATCGGTCAGCAGCGCACCGTCAACGTCCACACCCTGGTCACCGGAGGAACCGTCGAAGATCACATCGCCGCCATGCACGAATCCAAAAGAGCTGTAGCCGAATCTATTTCCGGAAACTCCGAAGGAGCGCTCGCAGATCTTCCCGACAGTGAACTACGTGAACTACTCGAACTCGATGGTGCGGTGATCATCTGA
- a CDS encoding pentapeptide repeat-containing protein, which produces MALEETGDVVGEDYSDARLSGKVWRQRTFTNCMFRDADLTGMTTESVVFDNCDFTGADLGESEHIGSAFRSCNFARTSLWHSTFRNCSLMGSTFDGCRIRPLTLDEVDFSLTSLGGADLRKIDFTSCRFREANLVRTDMRDAILVSADLSGARTGGLKLDGADLRGARVDPGLWTSAVVANAKIELMQAVAYASAHGLVVDL; this is translated from the coding sequence ATGGCTCTCGAAGAAACCGGCGACGTTGTCGGCGAAGACTATTCCGACGCGCGATTGTCCGGCAAGGTGTGGCGTCAGCGCACGTTCACGAATTGCATGTTCCGTGATGCAGACCTCACGGGCATGACGACGGAATCGGTTGTCTTCGACAATTGTGATTTCACCGGTGCGGATCTGGGGGAGTCGGAACACATCGGTAGCGCGTTCCGTTCCTGCAACTTCGCTCGGACCAGCCTGTGGCACAGCACTTTCCGCAATTGCAGTTTGATGGGCTCTACATTCGACGGATGTCGCATCCGGCCGTTGACGCTCGACGAGGTGGACTTCTCACTCACCTCGTTGGGCGGTGCGGATCTGCGGAAGATCGACTTCACGTCGTGCCGTTTCCGTGAAGCGAATCTCGTGCGTACGGATATGCGTGATGCGATTCTGGTGTCGGCGGATCTGTCCGGTGCCCGTACCGGTGGGCTCAAACTCGACGGTGCGGACCTGCGCGGCGCGCGTGTCGATCCGGGTCTGTGGACGTCTGCAGTCGTGGCAAACGCGAAGATCGAACTGATGCAGGCGGTGGCGTACGCGTCGGCGCACGGTTTGGTTGTCGACCTGTAA
- a CDS encoding bifunctional methylenetetrahydrofolate dehydrogenase/methenyltetrahydrofolate cyclohydrolase codes for MTATILDGKATRDEIFEDLKVRVNALKAAGITPGLGTILVGDDPGSAAYVRGKHNDCAKVGINSLRRDLPADITQEQLNATIDELNANPECTGYIVQLPLPKHLDENAALERIDPDKDADGLHPVNLGRLVLGKEAPLPCTPRGILHLLRRYEVPIAGAHVVVVGRGVTVGRPIGLLLTRRSENATVTLCHTGTRDLAAEVRRADIIVAAAGVPGLITADMVKPGAAVLDVGVSRTDDGLRGDVAADVNDVAGFVSPNPGGVGPLTRAFLITNVVERAERVLAGV; via the coding sequence GTGACTGCAACGATCCTGGACGGCAAAGCTACCCGCGACGAAATCTTCGAAGACCTGAAGGTGCGGGTGAACGCGCTGAAGGCAGCGGGTATCACGCCCGGACTTGGCACCATTCTCGTCGGCGACGACCCGGGATCCGCGGCGTACGTGCGGGGCAAGCACAACGACTGCGCCAAGGTCGGCATCAACTCCCTCCGCCGCGACCTGCCGGCCGACATCACGCAAGAGCAGCTCAACGCCACCATCGACGAACTCAACGCCAACCCCGAGTGCACCGGATACATCGTGCAGTTGCCGCTGCCCAAGCACCTCGACGAGAACGCAGCGCTCGAGCGCATCGATCCCGACAAGGACGCCGACGGCCTGCATCCGGTGAACCTCGGCCGTCTGGTTCTCGGCAAGGAAGCCCCGCTGCCGTGTACTCCGCGCGGAATCCTGCACCTGCTCCGCCGCTACGAGGTGCCGATCGCCGGCGCTCACGTCGTTGTTGTCGGGCGCGGTGTCACCGTCGGTCGCCCCATCGGACTGTTGCTGACGCGTCGTAGCGAGAACGCCACCGTCACGCTGTGCCACACCGGTACCCGCGACCTGGCTGCTGAAGTTCGTCGCGCAGACATCATCGTTGCAGCCGCGGGCGTTCCCGGACTCATCACCGCCGACATGGTCAAGCCGGGCGCAGCTGTGCTCGACGTCGGAGTCAGCCGCACCGACGACGGTTTGCGCGGCGATGTAGCTGCCGACGTCAACGACGTTGCGGGCTTCGTCTCGCCCAACCCCGGTGGAGTGGGTCCGCTGACCCGCGCATTCCTGATCACCAACGTGGTGGAGCGGGCCGAGCGAGTTCTGGCCGGAGTCTGA
- a CDS encoding NADP-dependent isocitrate dehydrogenase, producing MSKIKVEGTVVELDGDEMTRIIWQFIKDKLIHPYLDVNLEYYDLGIEYRDETDDQVTIDAAHAIQKHGVGVKCATITPDEARVEEFGLKKMWRSPNGTIRNILGGTIFRAPIIISNVPRLVPGWTKPIIIGRHAFGDQYRATDFKVPGPGKVMITYTPEDGSAPIEHELVNFPENGGIVQGQYNFNDSIRDFARASLTYGLQQNYPVYLSTKNTILKAYDGAFKDIFQHVYETEFKAEFDAAGLTYEHRLIDDMVASALKWEGGYVWACKNYDGDVQSDTVAQGFGSLGLMTSVLLTPDGKTCEAEAAHGTVTRHYRQHQQGKPTSTNPIASIFAWTRGLEHRGKLDSTPEVIGFAQQLEDVVIKTVESGQMTKDLSMLVGGDQGYLTTEEFLGALDVNLQKSMAAK from the coding sequence ATGTCCAAAATAAAGGTTGAGGGCACCGTCGTCGAACTCGACGGCGACGAGATGACACGCATTATCTGGCAGTTCATCAAAGACAAGTTGATCCACCCGTACCTCGATGTGAACCTCGAGTACTACGACCTCGGTATCGAGTACCGCGACGAGACGGATGACCAGGTCACCATCGATGCCGCACACGCGATCCAGAAGCACGGCGTGGGCGTCAAGTGCGCCACCATCACGCCGGACGAGGCACGTGTCGAGGAATTCGGTCTCAAGAAGATGTGGCGTTCCCCCAACGGAACGATCCGCAACATTCTCGGCGGCACGATCTTCCGTGCACCGATCATCATCTCGAACGTTCCGCGACTCGTCCCGGGCTGGACCAAGCCGATCATCATCGGCCGTCACGCATTCGGTGACCAGTACCGCGCCACAGACTTCAAGGTCCCCGGCCCCGGCAAGGTGATGATCACCTACACGCCTGAGGACGGAAGCGCACCGATCGAGCACGAACTGGTCAACTTCCCCGAGAATGGCGGCATCGTCCAGGGGCAGTACAACTTCAACGATTCCATTCGTGACTTCGCTCGCGCGTCGCTCACCTATGGTCTGCAGCAGAACTACCCGGTGTACCTGTCCACCAAGAACACCATTCTCAAGGCGTACGACGGTGCCTTCAAGGACATCTTCCAGCACGTCTACGAGACCGAGTTCAAGGCCGAGTTCGATGCCGCAGGTCTGACCTACGAGCACCGCCTCATCGACGACATGGTCGCTTCCGCACTCAAGTGGGAGGGCGGCTACGTCTGGGCATGCAAGAACTACGACGGCGACGTCCAGTCCGACACCGTGGCCCAGGGCTTCGGCTCGCTCGGCCTCATGACGTCGGTTCTGCTGACACCGGACGGAAAGACCTGTGAGGCAGAAGCTGCTCACGGCACCGTGACGCGTCACTACCGTCAGCACCAGCAGGGCAAGCCCACCTCGACCAACCCGATCGCGTCCATCTTCGCGTGGACCCGTGGGCTCGAGCACCGTGGCAAGCTCGACAGCACCCCTGAGGTCATCGGCTTCGCGCAGCAGCTCGAAGACGTTGTCATCAAGACCGTCGAAAGCGGCCAGATGACCAAGGACCTCTCGATGCTGGTCGGCGGCGACCAGGGTTACCTGACCACCGAAGAATTCCTCGGTGCGCTCGACGTGAACCTGCAGAAGTCGATGGCAGCCAAGTAG
- a CDS encoding homoserine O-acetyltransferase — MLPPPDGRVGTVDIGSLQLENGAVLPSVSLAVQRWGELSPNRDNVVLVEHALTGDSHVTGPASDTQPSPGWWNGMVGPGEPVDTGEWCVIATNVLGGCRGTTGPSSLAEDGKPWGSRFPGISIRDQVAAEKKLIDLLGIDRLASVVGGSMGGMRTLEWAVSYPENLNSALVLATGSRATADQIGTQTTQIAAIMSDPDWQGGDYHGTGRTPRAGLGIARRIAHLTYRAESELDTRFENTAQGHENPWNGGRYAVQSYLEHQADKLVSRFDPSTYVLLTEAMNRHDIGRGRGGVAAALASITVPVVVGGVDSDRLYPLRLQEEIAAGIPTCTGLEILNSKDGHDGFLTEADAVAKLLRRTMELARTVR; from the coding sequence ATCCTGCCACCGCCGGACGGCCGGGTCGGAACCGTCGACATCGGCTCACTGCAGCTCGAGAACGGTGCAGTGTTGCCGTCGGTATCACTTGCAGTTCAACGATGGGGTGAGCTGTCTCCGAACCGCGACAACGTCGTTCTGGTCGAGCATGCGCTGACCGGAGACTCACACGTCACCGGCCCGGCATCCGACACCCAGCCCTCCCCCGGTTGGTGGAACGGGATGGTGGGCCCCGGCGAACCTGTCGACACCGGCGAATGGTGTGTCATTGCAACCAATGTTCTGGGCGGTTGCCGTGGTACCACCGGTCCGAGTTCGCTTGCCGAGGACGGCAAGCCGTGGGGTAGCCGGTTTCCGGGCATCTCCATTCGCGATCAGGTCGCAGCCGAAAAGAAGCTGATCGACCTGCTCGGTATCGATCGGCTTGCTTCAGTGGTCGGCGGCTCCATGGGCGGCATGCGGACCCTCGAATGGGCCGTGTCGTACCCGGAGAATCTGAACTCCGCACTGGTCTTGGCCACGGGTTCACGCGCCACTGCCGATCAAATCGGTACCCAGACAACACAAATCGCCGCCATCATGTCCGACCCCGATTGGCAGGGCGGCGATTACCACGGGACCGGACGAACTCCCCGCGCCGGACTCGGGATCGCCAGGCGCATCGCGCACCTCACCTACCGCGCCGAATCGGAACTCGACACCCGGTTCGAGAACACCGCCCAAGGACATGAAAACCCCTGGAACGGTGGTCGATACGCGGTTCAGAGCTACCTCGAACATCAGGCAGACAAGCTCGTGTCGCGTTTCGATCCCAGCACCTACGTGTTGTTGACCGAGGCCATGAACCGTCATGACATTGGCCGCGGACGCGGTGGAGTCGCGGCGGCATTGGCGTCGATCACAGTTCCGGTAGTTGTCGGCGGAGTCGATTCCGATCGGCTCTACCCGCTGCGCCTGCAGGAAGAGATCGCGGCCGGAATCCCGACGTGCACCGGCCTCGAAATCCTGAACTCCAAGGACGGGCACGACGGTTTCCTCACCGAAGCCGACGCCGTGGCAAAATTGCTGCGCCGGACAATGGAGTTGGCCCGCACGGTTCGTTGA
- a CDS encoding DUF3017 domain-containing protein, with amino-acid sequence MTSPVGLVKKNLPMITVLAVIAAAVVLVLADRWRRGSLVLGVAVIIGAAARWCFPENRVGLLAVRGKKFDTAAMGVMGALIVTLALTIDPLGTD; translated from the coding sequence ATGACCTCACCGGTTGGCCTCGTGAAGAAGAATCTGCCGATGATCACGGTTCTTGCCGTGATTGCAGCCGCGGTTGTTCTTGTCCTGGCCGACCGGTGGCGTCGCGGCTCGCTGGTCTTGGGGGTGGCGGTCATTATCGGCGCGGCCGCCCGTTGGTGTTTCCCGGAGAATCGAGTGGGACTGCTTGCGGTGCGAGGCAAGAAGTTCGATACGGCGGCGATGGGCGTCATGGGTGCGTTGATCGTGACTCTTGCCCTGACCATCGATCCACTCGGCACCGACTGA
- a CDS encoding LysR family transcriptional regulator: MSLSPRVPELGALDVLLSVGRLGSMGAAGREHGLSQQAVSARVRSVERQLGIKVFDRAATGVRPTAEGGLILEWASHILVTAEEMASGVAALRGERDAAVTVAASMTIAEYLVPGWTVAMRHKFPSVVASVSLHNSSDVSAQVQAGRADIGFVEGPDVPTSLASCEVARDHLVVVVPPNHEWALGASVPVEELARTPLIQRESGSGTRLTLENAVPDCAPPLLELTSCTAVKAAVVAGNAPAVLSSLAVAADLTDGRLVAVTVEGLRMPRRLQAVWDPVRGLRGAARDFLDIALGSNAAVHSR; the protein is encoded by the coding sequence ATGTCGCTGTCCCCTCGAGTGCCGGAACTCGGTGCCCTCGACGTCCTGCTGTCCGTGGGCCGCCTCGGAAGCATGGGCGCTGCCGGTCGGGAGCACGGACTGAGCCAACAGGCTGTCAGCGCCCGGGTCAGATCGGTCGAACGTCAACTCGGGATCAAAGTCTTCGATCGCGCCGCAACCGGTGTTCGCCCGACGGCGGAAGGCGGGCTGATTCTCGAATGGGCCAGTCACATACTCGTCACAGCGGAAGAGATGGCGTCCGGAGTTGCGGCGCTGCGCGGCGAACGTGACGCAGCCGTGACGGTTGCGGCAAGTATGACCATCGCCGAATATCTCGTACCGGGGTGGACGGTGGCTATGCGCCACAAGTTCCCGAGCGTCGTAGCTTCGGTCAGTCTTCACAATTCTTCCGACGTCTCCGCGCAGGTTCAGGCAGGCCGAGCCGATATCGGTTTTGTCGAAGGTCCGGACGTACCGACCTCACTCGCGTCCTGTGAAGTGGCGCGTGACCATCTGGTTGTTGTTGTGCCGCCAAACCACGAATGGGCGCTCGGCGCTTCCGTTCCGGTTGAGGAGTTGGCCCGTACGCCGCTCATTCAACGGGAATCGGGATCTGGCACTCGACTGACACTCGAGAATGCGGTACCCGATTGTGCGCCACCGCTTCTCGAATTGACGTCGTGCACCGCCGTCAAGGCCGCAGTAGTGGCGGGCAACGCGCCGGCCGTGCTCTCGTCCTTGGCTGTTGCCGCTGATCTCACCGACGGCAGATTGGTGGCTGTGACCGTCGAAGGCCTACGGATGCCCCGCAGATTGCAGGCAGTCTGGGATCCGGTACGCGGATTGCGGGGCGCGGCCCGAGATTTTCTCGACATCGCACTCGGCTCCAACGCTGCCGTTCACTCGCGCTGA